The Rhizobium jaguaris nucleotide sequence CTTCACGAGTTTGAACATGACACGCCGCGGGCGCTTGCGTCGCGGGAATCTGCGGACACCGATATGTTTTTTATGCGTGTCGGTCACGCGCTCACAGATCTACAGGATCGGTATGATGTCGTAGTGATCGACTGCCCGCCCACTCTTGGCTTCTTGACGCTATCGGCCCTTTGCGCAGCTACATCTGTGCTGGTTACCGTTCATCCCCAGATGCTCGATGTTGCGTCGATGAACCAGTTCCTCTCAATGACATCCGATCTGCTCGGTGTCGTGAAAGAGGCTGGAGGCAACCTCGACTACGATTGGATGCGATACTTGATAACAAGGTACGAACCCAATGACGGGCCTCAGGCGCAAATCGTTGCGTTTCTCAGAAGTCTCTTTGGCGAACGCGTCCTCACCTCAATGATGGTAAAGTCGACGGCAGTCTCCGACGCCGGTCTTTCCAAGCAGACGATCTACGAAGCAGGTCGGGAAACGATGAACCGACAAACCTACGATAGGGCCGTGGAAGCAATGGACAGCGTGAACTCCGAAGTGGAGGCCCTTATTCAAGCATCATGGGGTAGGGCATGAAAGGCAGAGACATCCTGAAAAGCATGGTGAGTTCTTCCGAACACGGCAAGGTGGAAACTCCGCAAGCGTCGCCGTCACACAAGCCAGCGGGCGCTGTTCGTGCTATGAACCTCTCACTTGGCCGCTTAAATGAAGAAGCGGCCGCCGCCAAAGAGTTGCGGGAAGCAATCGCGGCCGGCGACAAGGTCATTGAACTCGATCCTGCTCTTGTAGAGGCCTCGTTCATTCGGGATCGCATACCGCTAGTAGCAGATCCGCAATTCGACCATCTGAAGGCGTCGATAGCAGATAGCGGCCAACAGGTGCCTATCCTCGTCAGGGCTCATCCCACAAAGCCGAGCTATTATCAGGCGGCTTACGGCCACAGACGCCTGCGTGCAGCGGCCGACCTTGGCCGCCCCGTCAAGGCGATCGTCCGCGCTCTAAGTGATGAGCAACTTATTCTAGCTCAGGGGCAGGAGAACGGTCCGCGTGTTGATCTCAGTTTCATTGAGCGGGCACTGTTTGCAAGAAGTTTGGAAGAACATGGGTTCGACCGGGATACGATTGCCAAGGCATTGTCCGTCGACAAGCCAGAGATCTCGCGGCTGTTGCAGGTCGCCGAATGTGTCCCTGCCGAAATCATCCTAGCGATAGGCCCGGCCCCGAAGGTCGGGCGCCCACGCTGGCTTGCTTTCGCGGAAAGGCTAAAGGACAGTGCGTCCGCAAAAAGAGTCGAGAAAGAACTGCAGGCCGCCGATTTCCCAGCGACCGAGACC carries:
- the repB gene encoding plasmid partitioning protein RepB, which translates into the protein MKGRDILKSMVSSSEHGKVETPQASPSHKPAGAVRAMNLSLGRLNEEAAAAKELREAIAAGDKVIELDPALVEASFIRDRIPLVADPQFDHLKASIADSGQQVPILVRAHPTKPSYYQAAYGHRRLRAAADLGRPVKAIVRALSDEQLILAQGQENGPRVDLSFIERALFARSLEEHGFDRDTIAKALSVDKPEISRLLQVAECVPAEIILAIGPAPKVGRPRWLAFAERLKDSASAKRVEKELQAADFPATETNKRFDRLWTAMTVAEKKANDVEAVRTKKGLPLASIDRTARGSKITVTSAEFADFLSSHMHEFVVMFERETEGKSAD